ATGCCCACTGTAATCCGACTAAACGTTGCTCATTACCACCGCATCTCGCACAACCTTATAATTTAATTTATACTAATATTCTGAATAAAGGCCAAGGCGCATTATGGGAGGCCAAAATGGACAACGACATTTTAATCAACCAAGCCCGTCAACTTTATGCCGATTTACAAGCCAAGCATATCGAACCCTCTTCCAGACTTGAACGCCTGCTGAGTGCGGCTTATCAACGTTATCAACGCCGTTTAAACCGTTGCGTTTTATGCTATCAAAACCGACGTTACGACTGCATTCGCGAACCCGGTGCAAAGCAGATTCCTTGCCCGCTGCACAGTCATTGCCGGCAAGCCGCATAAAGGGGCTGCCGGCCGGTTGAACCGGATAATTTGAGACGGCCCGATGCAGCAGGGGATAAGTACCGCTAGTTGATATCGATAAAAATATCGTCTTCCGCATAGAAACGGCTTGCCGTGATGACATCCGCCGAAATTCTATGATGCAATAAATCGTCGACATCGGCAGCCACCCGCTCGAGGATTTGCAAGGTTTCGCCTTGTTCCAAAGATTTTAACAAGGCGTTTCCCCAAATGGAGACATGGCGGGAATTGATAAGACGGGTCCGGTTATTTTTTGCCCATTCGGCGGAAATGACCAAGCCCAGCCGCCCCATTTTTTCCTCAATTTCATCGGCCAATTCCGGCTGCTTGACTCTCAATAATAAATCCCGCGTCACATTCTCCCAGCCGCTGGGATACAACTCCCAACCCCGGTAAAAACGTTTTACCCAAAGCAGATATTGCGCCAACGGCTGCAGACCGGCATTAATTGCATCGCCTTGATACGACCTTAAAAAATACCCGTGGGGCGGCAGCTGTGCAGGCCAATCCGTATCGTTTTCTTGAACAGTAGCGCAGGCCGGCAACAGCAAAATCCCTAAAATTATTACTCGTCTTATTCGCGTCAAAATCATTACGCTACCCGCTCTCTCCCAAACAGCAAACACACTCTCGCCCCACCGAGTTACCAGCCATCAATCGGGCATCCCTGCCCTTCTTCGGCGGGCATGCCGAAGGTTTTTTGACTCCTCTTTTGCAGCTCATCTCTCTCGAAGCCACGCAGGCCCATTTGCCGATAGCCGGTTGATTAGCCGGCCAATAAGCCTGTTTTCGTTGCAGGGAATTCCGTAAGTTATCGCCGTTGCGCGCGGCGGCTGGAACACACCCTACAACATGTCGAGACTGGCAGCGAGAGCATGCCGGATTTTTATTACCGGCTAATGACGAGTAAGCAATAAAGAATACAAATTGGTTACAAACTACAGAGACATGTGACAAAACCGCAAAAACCGTGCAACATCATTTGACCCGTCAAACTTTGTCCTGTTGACGATGACATTTTGGTGCTTAAATCCTGGTTACGGATGTATACTCGGCAGGCAACGCATCAGAGGATCCGACCATGCTTGTTTCCATTGGCACCTTCAATCTGAATAACCTGTTCTCGCGGTTTAATTTCCAGGCTGCGATAGACGGCATGCCACAATCGAGTGGCGGTTTTTCTGTTGAATTCGACGACGAACGCAACGTTCAGGTACGCACATTCATGGGCCGCTTGGTGCAAGGCAAAGGCCTTGCCGAAACCCAGGCGATTGCAAAGCGCATCCAGACCATGAATGTCGACGTCCTGGCGGTTCAAGAGGTCGAACACATTGAAATCCTCAAGTCGTTCAACAAGGATTTTCTGAACGGCCTTTACCCTCACGTGGCTCTCGTTGAAGGCAATGACAGCCGGATGATCGATATCGGCGTACTTTCAAAACTGCCTTTCGGCGCAATCACCTCCTTTCAGGCAGCCGTACATCCCGAAGAACCGGAACGCCGTGTGCTCAGCCGGGATTTATTACGTATCGAAATTCTCAACGCCAGTCGCAGCAAAAAGCTGTTCACGCTATACAACACCCACTTAAAAAGCCATTTCGTCCCTTTTGGCGAAAACCAGGAAAACGGGGCCCTCCAAGCCAATAGGCGGCGGCGACTGCAGGCGGAAACTGTTTCCAGGCTGATCGCGGAAATGGAAAGGCCGAACAGTTCCTTCATACTGACCGGCGACATGAACGATCCACCGGACTCCGAATTTTTACAATCGATGTTGAAGGTCGAGGGACAGGATTTATTCAACGCCCTGCAAAACCCGGTGGAAACACGGCCCGCCAAAGCGGAAAGAGAAGGCCCGGGGCCGCAAACCAAAGCCTGGACTTACCGAAGAAACCCCACCGGCCCCGAACCACCAACCTACGAACTGATCGATCAAATATGGCTTAGCCGAGCGCTAATGGACAGGTTCATTACCGCGCATATCGATCGCCGCACTAAACACGGCGGCGATGGCAGCGACCACGATCCCGCATGGATCGAACTGGATTTTTAACACCTAATCATACGCCGACGAATTCCGGCCGGACTTGCGGACAAAACAACGACGCGCCGGCCACTTCGAACC
This sequence is a window from Methylomonas methanica MC09. Protein-coding genes within it:
- a CDS encoding endonuclease/exonuclease/phosphatase family protein encodes the protein MLVSIGTFNLNNLFSRFNFQAAIDGMPQSSGGFSVEFDDERNVQVRTFMGRLVQGKGLAETQAIAKRIQTMNVDVLAVQEVEHIEILKSFNKDFLNGLYPHVALVEGNDSRMIDIGVLSKLPFGAITSFQAAVHPEEPERRVLSRDLLRIEILNASRSKKLFTLYNTHLKSHFVPFGENQENGALQANRRRRLQAETVSRLIAEMERPNSSFILTGDMNDPPDSEFLQSMLKVEGQDLFNALQNPVETRPAKAEREGPGPQTKAWTYRRNPTGPEPPTYELIDQIWLSRALMDRFITAHIDRRTKHGGDGSDHDPAWIELDF